Proteins encoded together in one Mycobacterium noviomagense window:
- a CDS encoding SRPBCC family protein encodes MHSIQVADETFVAADAARVGRAVADPASWQRWWPDLRLEVVEDRGDKGIRWAVTGGLTGTMEIWLEPALDGVLLHYFLHAEPSGAAAWQLARMNLPRMTHRRRVAGKKMAFEVKAALERSRPVGVSPVA; translated from the coding sequence GTGCACAGCATTCAGGTCGCCGACGAGACGTTTGTCGCTGCGGACGCTGCACGCGTAGGGCGGGCTGTCGCCGATCCGGCCAGCTGGCAGCGGTGGTGGCCTGATTTGCGGCTGGAGGTCGTCGAGGATCGCGGCGATAAGGGGATCAGGTGGGCGGTGACCGGCGGGTTGACCGGCACCATGGAGATCTGGCTGGAACCGGCGCTGGACGGGGTGTTGCTGCACTATTTCCTGCACGCTGAGCCGTCCGGTGCCGCTGCGTGGCAGTTGGCCCGGATGAACCTGCCCCGAATGACACACCGACGCCGGGTTGCCGGCAAGAAAATGGCCTTCGAAGTCAAGGCCGCACTGGAGCGCTCGCGGCCCGTCGGGGTTTCTCCGGTGGCTTAG
- a CDS encoding SRPBCC family protein, producing MAEKTTQTIYIDADPRTVMDVIADIGSYPEWVSEYKEAEVLEADAEGYPKVARLVLDATVLKDTMVLSYDWPKDHDSVRWSLVSSSLLKSLDGAYRLEPSGSGTDVTYELTVDLAVPMIGLLKRKAERRLTDTALKDLKKRVEAE from the coding sequence GTGGCGGAGAAGACGACCCAGACCATCTACATCGATGCGGATCCGCGCACGGTGATGGATGTCATTGCCGACATCGGCTCTTACCCCGAATGGGTGTCGGAGTACAAAGAGGCCGAAGTACTGGAGGCCGACGCCGAGGGATATCCGAAGGTGGCGCGGCTGGTGCTAGACGCCACCGTTCTCAAAGACACCATGGTGTTGTCCTACGACTGGCCCAAAGACCATGACTCGGTTCGCTGGTCGCTGGTATCCAGCTCGCTGCTCAAATCCCTCGACGGCGCATACCGCTTGGAGCCCAGCGGATCTGGCACCGATGTCACCTACGAGCTCACGGTCGACCTGGCTGTCCCGATGATCGGGTTGCTCAAGCGCAAGGCTGAGCGCAGGCTGACCGACACCGCGTTGAAGGATCTGAAGAAACGAGTCGAGGCTGAGTGA
- a CDS encoding ArsA family ATPase, with protein MSESAAPALARISLFVGKGGVGKSTLAAATAVREARAGHRVLVVSTDQAHSLGDVLGVAVPPTGQRDPVRVLADDLDAGGGFLDALALDTLALLEARWREVVDALGRRFPDSELGTIAPEELSALPGVQEVLGLHEVGEVATAGQWDHIVVDCASTADALRMLTLPATFGLYVERAWPRHRRLTVAATDTRSAAAVELLERIRASVDRLSTLLTDGGVVGAHLVLTAERVVSAEAVRTLGSLSLMGVRVEELIVNQVLVQDDSYEYRNLPEHPAFDWYAERIGEQQAVLNELDATIGDVALVLAPHLAGEPIGPKALGELLDGVRRRGGAPPPGPLRPVVDLESGSGLQSVYRLRLELPQLDSGALTLGRVDDDLIIGVGGMRRRVRLASVLRRCTVLDAHLRGSELTVRFRPDPEVWPA; from the coding sequence CTGAGTGAGTCCGCAGCGCCCGCCCTGGCCCGGATCAGTCTCTTCGTCGGCAAGGGTGGGGTAGGAAAGTCGACCCTGGCGGCCGCCACCGCTGTGCGGGAGGCGCGCGCCGGTCATCGGGTACTGGTGGTGTCCACCGATCAAGCGCATTCGCTGGGAGACGTGCTCGGCGTTGCCGTCCCGCCGACCGGTCAGCGTGATCCGGTGCGTGTGCTCGCCGATGACCTGGATGCCGGCGGCGGCTTCCTCGATGCGCTGGCGTTGGACACGCTGGCGTTGCTGGAAGCTCGTTGGCGCGAGGTGGTCGACGCGCTGGGCCGCCGCTTTCCTGATTCGGAACTGGGCACCATCGCCCCCGAAGAACTATCGGCACTGCCCGGCGTCCAGGAAGTGCTCGGCCTGCATGAGGTCGGTGAAGTGGCCACCGCCGGGCAGTGGGATCACATCGTGGTCGACTGCGCCTCCACCGCCGACGCGCTGCGGATGCTGACGTTGCCGGCCACGTTCGGGCTCTACGTGGAACGCGCGTGGCCGCGGCATCGCAGGCTGACGGTCGCCGCGACCGACACCCGCTCCGCGGCGGCCGTCGAGCTGCTGGAGCGCATCCGCGCCAGTGTTGACCGGCTCAGCACGCTGCTGACCGACGGTGGCGTGGTCGGTGCTCACCTGGTGCTGACGGCCGAACGGGTGGTGTCAGCCGAGGCGGTCCGTACGCTCGGTTCGCTGTCGTTGATGGGCGTGCGTGTCGAGGAGCTGATCGTCAACCAGGTTTTGGTGCAGGACGATTCCTACGAGTACCGCAACCTGCCCGAGCACCCGGCGTTCGACTGGTATGCCGAACGCATCGGCGAGCAACAAGCTGTGCTGAACGAACTCGACGCCACCATCGGTGACGTCGCGCTGGTGCTGGCTCCCCATCTGGCCGGTGAGCCGATCGGCCCCAAGGCGCTGGGCGAGCTGCTCGATGGTGTCCGCCGTCGTGGCGGGGCACCGCCGCCCGGGCCACTGCGTCCCGTCGTGGATCTGGAATCAGGATCAGGGCTGCAGTCGGTGTACCGATTGCGGTTAGAGTTGCCCCAACTCGATTCCGGCGCGCTCACCTTGGGCCGAGTCGACGACGACCTGATCATCGGTGTCGGCGGCATGCGGCGCCGAGTTCGGTTGGCGTCGGTACTGCGCCGATGCACGGTGTTGGACGCGCATCTTCGAGGCAGCGAACTGACGGTACGTTTCCGACCTGATCCGGAGGTGTGGCCAGCATGA
- a CDS encoding lysophospholipid acyltransferase family protein gives MWYWLLKYIFMGPLLALLGRPKVEGLEYVPRTGPAILASNHLAVADSFYLPLVVRRRITFLAKREYFTGTGLKGWFLRWFYSTTGQVPIDRSSGDAAQAALETAERLLKEGKLLGMYPEGTRSPDGRLYKGKTGLARLALHTGVPVIPVAMIGTDKVNPPGSKMWRFGRVTVRFGKPMEFSRFEGLAGNHFIERAVTDEVMYELMGLSGQEYVDIYAATVKNGHKPTASGSSGGTAARIPETAAG, from the coding sequence ATGTGGTACTGGCTACTCAAGTACATCTTCATGGGCCCCCTGCTTGCATTGCTCGGCCGGCCGAAAGTCGAAGGGCTGGAATATGTTCCGCGTACCGGCCCGGCGATACTGGCCAGTAACCATCTTGCTGTCGCGGACAGTTTTTATCTGCCGCTGGTGGTGCGCCGCCGGATCACCTTCCTCGCCAAGCGGGAGTACTTCACCGGCACAGGGCTGAAGGGCTGGTTCCTTCGCTGGTTCTACAGCACTACCGGGCAGGTGCCGATCGACCGCAGTAGTGGTGATGCCGCGCAGGCGGCGCTGGAAACCGCGGAGCGGTTGCTCAAAGAAGGCAAGTTGCTTGGCATGTATCCGGAGGGCACCCGCTCGCCCGACGGCCGGCTGTACAAGGGCAAGACGGGGCTGGCGCGGCTGGCGTTGCACACCGGCGTCCCGGTCATTCCGGTGGCGATGATCGGCACCGACAAGGTGAACCCGCCCGGTAGCAAGATGTGGCGGTTCGGCCGGGTCACCGTCCGGTTCGGCAAACCGATGGAGTTCTCGCGGTTCGAGGGGCTGGCGGGCAACCATTTCATCGAACGGGCTGTCACCGACGAGGTGATGTACGAGCTGATGGGGTTGTCGGGTCAGGAGTACGTCGACATCTACGCGGCCACAGTCAAAAACGGTCACAAGCCAACTGCGTCGGGGTCGTCCGGCGGAACCGCCGCACGCATTCCGGAAACCGCAGCCGGCTGA
- a CDS encoding Rv2175c family DNA-binding protein, protein MSSIPAGDDVLDPDEPTYDLPRVAELLGVSVSKVQQQLREGHLIAVRRRGDVVVPRIFFTESGEVVKSLPGLLVVLHDGGYHETEIVRWLFTPDPSLTVTRDGTRDAVTNARPVDALHAHQAREVVRRAQAMAY, encoded by the coding sequence GTGAGCAGTATTCCGGCCGGCGACGACGTTCTCGATCCCGACGAGCCCACTTACGATCTGCCCCGGGTCGCCGAGTTGCTCGGTGTGTCCGTGAGCAAAGTTCAGCAGCAGCTGCGGGAAGGCCATCTGATCGCAGTGCGGCGCCGTGGTGATGTGGTGGTGCCGCGAATTTTCTTCACTGAATCCGGTGAGGTAGTCAAGAGCCTGCCCGGGCTTCTGGTGGTGTTGCACGACGGCGGCTATCACGAGACCGAGATCGTCCGGTGGTTATTCACCCCGGATCCGTCGCTGACCGTCACCCGGGACGGGACGCGCGACGCCGTGACCAATGCCCGTCCGGTCGACGCGCTGCATGCCCACCAGGCCCGCGAAGTGGTGCGACGGGCCCAAGCTATGGCGTACTAG
- a CDS encoding protein kinase domain-containing protein gives MAAAVTEDPLYGALLDGRYRVQAKIASGGTSTVYRGLDERLDRPVAVKVMDSRYAGDEQFLTRFRMEARTVARLKHPGLVAVYDQGLDARHPFLVMELIEGGTLRELLIERGPMPPHAVVAVLRPVLGGLGAAHRAGLVHRDIKPENVLISDEGDVKIADFGLVRAVAAAGITSASVILGTAAYLSPEQVRDGKATPASDVYAVGILTYELLTGRTPFSGDSPLAVAYQRLDTDVPPPSAAIEGVPAQFDELVARATARDPADRYADACELSTELDAIAEDLGLPEFRVPAPRNSAQHRSAALYHSQIRTEQVTDHPPRQRQPTRQLTRDWSADDDELDGQVVSGQFAGIELSEFIWARQHAKRMVLVWVAVVLAVTGLVAAAGWTIGSNLSGLL, from the coding sequence GTGGCCGCAGCTGTGACGGAGGATCCGCTCTACGGCGCGTTGCTCGATGGGCGCTACCGGGTGCAGGCGAAGATCGCCAGCGGCGGCACGTCCACCGTCTACCGGGGCCTCGATGAGCGACTGGACCGCCCTGTCGCGGTGAAGGTCATGGACTCTCGCTACGCCGGCGACGAGCAATTCCTGACCCGCTTCCGGATGGAGGCCCGCACGGTGGCCCGGCTCAAGCACCCCGGCCTGGTCGCGGTCTACGACCAAGGACTCGATGCTCGCCACCCGTTTCTGGTGATGGAGCTCATCGAGGGCGGCACACTGCGCGAATTGCTGATCGAGCGCGGCCCGATGCCCCCGCATGCGGTGGTTGCGGTGCTTCGGCCGGTGCTCGGTGGCCTGGGTGCCGCGCATCGGGCCGGGCTGGTGCACCGCGACATCAAGCCGGAAAACGTGCTGATCTCCGATGAGGGCGACGTGAAGATCGCCGACTTCGGGTTGGTTCGCGCCGTGGCCGCCGCCGGAATCACCTCGGCCAGTGTCATTTTGGGCACCGCCGCCTACCTGTCCCCCGAGCAGGTACGCGACGGGAAAGCCACGCCTGCCAGCGACGTGTACGCGGTCGGGATCCTCACCTATGAGTTGCTGACGGGCCGCACGCCGTTTTCCGGCGACTCGCCGCTGGCAGTTGCCTACCAGCGGTTAGACACCGACGTGCCGCCGCCCAGCGCGGCCATCGAGGGCGTGCCAGCGCAATTCGACGAGTTGGTGGCGCGCGCGACGGCCCGCGACCCCGCCGACCGCTATGCCGATGCCTGCGAGCTGAGTACCGAACTGGACGCGATCGCTGAGGATTTGGGGCTGCCCGAGTTTCGGGTGCCGGCGCCACGCAACTCCGCCCAACACCGCTCAGCTGCGCTGTATCACAGTCAAATTCGAACCGAGCAGGTCACCGATCACCCGCCGCGGCAGCGCCAACCTACCCGACAGCTGACTCGCGACTGGTCTGCCGACGACGACGAGCTCGACGGCCAAGTGGTCTCAGGTCAATTCGCCGGTATCGAGCTCAGTGAATTCATCTGGGCGCGACAACACGCCAAGCGGATGGTGCTGGTCTGGGTGGCGGTCGTGCTGGCCGTCACCGGGCTGGTCGCCGCCGCGGGGTGGACCATCGGCAGCAACCTGAGCGGGCTGCTTTAG
- a CDS encoding glycosyltransferase 87 family protein, whose product MGAWRGRAIFGRITVWGVLPLLALAALSYASWRLLGHIPYRIDIDVYQMGARAWLDNRPLYKDTMFHTPIGLNLPFTYPPLAAIVFCPFAWLRMPAASVAITCTTLVLLIVAIMVVLTRLDVWGSSRLLPGPAWWRRWWSALAVVAAGVIWLEPIKSNFAYGQINVVLMTLVIADCLPRRTAWPRGMLLGLGIALKLTPAVFLLYFLLRREGRAALTAVCSFAAVTLAGFALDWRDSWEYWTNTVRNTDRIGAATLNTNQNIAGALARSGLGEHERFVLWALGCLLVLALTIWATRRVLGAGEPVLAVICVALFGLVVSPVSWSHHWVWMLPAVLVTMVLTWRRRSAALAAVTGAGVALMVWTPIDLMPKYHETTAPWWRQLVGASYVWWALATIIIAGIIVKARSPHEIPTAPHRAPVSAVG is encoded by the coding sequence ATGGGCGCGTGGCGGGGGCGAGCGATCTTCGGGCGGATCACCGTGTGGGGTGTGCTTCCGCTGCTGGCTCTCGCGGCGTTGAGCTATGCGAGTTGGCGGTTGCTGGGGCACATCCCCTACCGCATCGACATCGACGTCTATCAGATGGGCGCGCGGGCCTGGCTGGACAACCGCCCGCTCTACAAAGACACGATGTTTCACACCCCGATCGGGCTGAACCTGCCGTTCACCTATCCCCCGCTGGCCGCCATCGTGTTCTGCCCCTTCGCCTGGTTGCGGATGCCGGCTGCCAGCGTCGCGATCACCTGCACGACGCTGGTGCTGCTGATCGTCGCGATTATGGTCGTGCTGACCCGCCTCGACGTGTGGGGCTCGTCGCGGCTGCTGCCCGGGCCGGCCTGGTGGCGGCGATGGTGGTCGGCGCTGGCCGTGGTGGCAGCTGGGGTGATCTGGCTGGAGCCGATCAAGTCGAACTTCGCCTACGGTCAGATCAACGTGGTGCTGATGACGCTGGTGATCGCCGACTGCCTGCCCCGCCGCACCGCATGGCCGCGCGGCATGCTGCTGGGGCTGGGCATCGCGCTGAAACTAACGCCCGCGGTGTTCCTGCTGTATTTCCTGCTGCGCCGCGAGGGCCGGGCCGCACTGACTGCCGTGTGCTCCTTTGCGGCGGTGACGCTGGCCGGCTTCGCGCTGGACTGGCGCGACTCCTGGGAGTACTGGACCAACACGGTGCGCAACACCGACCGGATCGGTGCGGCCACGCTGAACACCAACCAGAACATTGCCGGCGCCCTGGCGCGGTCCGGCCTGGGCGAGCACGAACGCTTCGTGCTGTGGGCGCTCGGCTGCCTGCTCGTGCTGGCCTTGACGATATGGGCGACGCGGCGAGTGCTTGGCGCGGGTGAGCCAGTCTTGGCTGTCATCTGTGTCGCGCTGTTCGGCTTGGTGGTTTCGCCGGTGTCGTGGTCACACCACTGGGTGTGGATGCTGCCGGCGGTGCTGGTAACGATGGTGCTGACGTGGCGCCGGCGCAGCGCGGCCCTTGCCGCGGTCACCGGCGCCGGAGTGGCGCTGATGGTGTGGACACCGATCGACCTGATGCCCAAGTACCACGAGACGACTGCGCCGTGGTGGCGACAGCTTGTCGGAGCGTCCTACGTGTGGTGGGCGCTGGCCACGATCATCATCGCCGGGATCATTGTCAAAGCTCGCAGCCCACATGAAATCCCGACAGCGCCGCACCGGGCGCCGGTGTCGGCGGTCGGCTGA
- a CDS encoding class II 3-deoxy-7-phosphoheptulonate synthase, whose product MNWTVDIPIDQLPPLPPLPAELRSRLDAALARPAAQQPSWPADQAEAMRKVLESVPPVTVASEIVRLQELLAQVARGEAFLLQGGDCAETFTDNTEQHIRGNIRTLLQMAVVLTYGASLPVVKVARIAGQYAKPRSADIDALGLLSYRGDMINGFAPDSTAREHDPSRLVRAYANASAAMNLVRALTSSGLASLDRVLDWNREFVRTSPAGARYEALASEIERGLAFMSACGVADRNLETAEIYASHEALVLDYERAMLRLSEEPDGSPKLYDLSAHYVWVGERTRQLDGAHIAFAEVIANPIGVKIGPTMTPELAVEYVERLDPHNKPGRLTLVSRLGNNKVRDLLPPIIEKVQATGHQVIWQCDPMHGNTHESSNGYKTRHFDRIVDEVQGFFEVHRALGTHPGGIHVEITGEDVTECLGGAQDISDTDLVGRYETACDPRLNTQQSLELAFLVAEMLRD is encoded by the coding sequence ATGAACTGGACCGTCGACATCCCGATCGACCAGCTGCCACCGCTGCCGCCGCTACCGGCGGAGCTGCGGTCGCGGCTGGACGCCGCATTGGCGAGGCCGGCCGCCCAGCAGCCCAGTTGGCCGGCCGACCAGGCCGAGGCGATGCGCAAGGTCTTGGAAAGCGTCCCGCCCGTCACGGTGGCGTCCGAGATTGTGCGGCTGCAGGAGCTGCTGGCCCAAGTCGCCCGCGGCGAGGCCTTCCTGCTGCAGGGCGGCGACTGCGCGGAGACGTTCACCGACAACACCGAGCAACACATCCGCGGCAACATCCGCACCCTGCTCCAGATGGCCGTCGTGCTGACCTACGGCGCCAGCTTGCCGGTGGTCAAGGTGGCCCGGATCGCCGGCCAATACGCCAAGCCTCGGTCTGCCGACATCGACGCGCTGGGCCTGCTGTCCTACCGCGGGGACATGATCAACGGCTTCGCCCCGGACTCCACTGCCCGGGAGCACGACCCGTCGCGGCTGGTGCGTGCCTACGCCAACGCCAGCGCGGCGATGAATCTGGTGCGGGCGCTGACGTCGTCCGGGCTGGCGTCGCTGGATCGCGTTCTCGACTGGAACCGGGAATTCGTGCGCACCTCGCCGGCCGGCGCGCGCTACGAAGCGCTGGCCTCCGAGATCGAGCGCGGGCTGGCGTTCATGAGCGCCTGCGGAGTGGCCGACCGCAACCTCGAGACCGCCGAAATCTACGCCAGCCACGAGGCGCTGGTGCTCGACTACGAGCGCGCCATGTTGCGCCTCTCCGAGGAGCCCGACGGTAGCCCGAAGCTTTACGATCTATCGGCGCACTACGTCTGGGTCGGAGAGCGCACCCGCCAGCTCGACGGGGCGCACATCGCCTTCGCCGAAGTCATCGCCAACCCGATCGGCGTCAAGATCGGCCCGACCATGACTCCGGAGCTGGCCGTCGAATACGTCGAGCGGCTCGACCCGCACAACAAACCGGGCCGGCTGACTTTGGTGAGCCGGCTGGGCAACAACAAAGTGCGTGATCTGCTGCCACCGATTATCGAAAAGGTTCAGGCGACCGGTCATCAGGTGATTTGGCAGTGCGATCCGATGCACGGCAACACCCACGAATCGTCCAACGGCTACAAAACCCGCCATTTCGACCGCATCGTCGATGAGGTGCAGGGCTTCTTCGAGGTGCACCGGGCGCTCGGCACCCACCCGGGTGGCATCCACGTCGAGATCACCGGCGAGGACGTGACGGAGTGCTTAGGTGGGGCGCAAGACATTTCGGACACCGATCTGGTGGGCCGCTATGAAACCGCCTGTGACCCGCGGCTAAATACCCAGCAGTCGCTGGAGTTGGCGTTCCTGGTCGCGGAGATGCTGCGCGACTAG
- a CDS encoding glycosyltransferase family 4 protein, whose translation MARVLLVTNDFPPRRGGIQSYLEELVRRIVSIGSHAVTVYAPQWKGADAFDARASGYQVVRHPGTLMVPGPAVDIRMRSLIAAYDIDTVWFGAAAPLALLADRARRAGVIRVLASTHGHEVGWSMLPMARSVLRRIGDRTDVVTFVSRYTRARFASAFGPRAALEYLPPGVDTDRFRPDPASRAELRARYRLGQRPTVVCLSRLVPRKGQDMLIRALPAIRQRVEAAALVIVGGGPYLSALRQLAQRAGVVEHVVFTGAVSGADLPAHHAMADVFAMPCRTRGAGLDVEGLGIVFLEASASGVPVVAGCSGGAPETVQHNVTGLVVDGRSVEQVADAVGGLLADPDRAAAMGAAGRNWVTENWRWDTLAARMAALLEG comes from the coding sequence GTGGCTCGGGTCCTGCTGGTGACCAACGACTTTCCGCCTCGCCGTGGCGGTATCCAGTCCTATCTGGAAGAGCTGGTGCGCAGGATCGTCAGCATCGGGTCGCATGCCGTGACGGTGTATGCGCCGCAATGGAAAGGTGCCGACGCCTTCGATGCGCGCGCGTCCGGCTATCAGGTGGTACGTCATCCGGGCACGTTGATGGTGCCCGGCCCGGCTGTCGATATCCGGATGCGCAGCCTGATCGCCGCCTACGACATCGACACCGTCTGGTTCGGCGCCGCGGCGCCGTTGGCATTGCTGGCGGACCGTGCACGACGGGCCGGCGTGATTCGGGTGCTGGCCAGCACGCATGGCCACGAGGTGGGCTGGTCGATGCTTCCGATGGCCCGCTCGGTGCTGCGTCGGATCGGCGACCGCACCGATGTGGTGACTTTTGTCAGCCGCTACACCCGAGCCCGATTCGCGTCGGCCTTCGGGCCGCGGGCGGCGTTGGAGTACCTGCCGCCGGGCGTGGACACGGACCGGTTCCGGCCCGACCCGGCGAGCCGCGCCGAATTGCGCGCCCGTTACCGGCTGGGCCAGCGGCCGACAGTGGTGTGCCTGTCGCGGCTGGTGCCGCGCAAAGGCCAGGACATGCTGATTCGGGCACTGCCTGCGATCCGGCAGCGAGTGGAGGCCGCCGCGCTGGTCATCGTCGGCGGTGGTCCGTATCTTTCCGCGCTGCGCCAGTTGGCCCAGCGTGCCGGGGTGGTCGAGCACGTGGTCTTCACCGGCGCAGTTTCCGGAGCAGACCTACCCGCGCATCACGCGATGGCCGACGTTTTCGCGATGCCCTGCCGAACCCGGGGTGCGGGACTGGACGTCGAGGGGCTGGGCATCGTGTTCCTCGAGGCCTCCGCCTCCGGCGTGCCGGTGGTTGCCGGATGCTCGGGCGGGGCACCGGAAACCGTGCAGCACAACGTAACTGGGCTTGTTGTCGACGGTCGCTCGGTAGAGCAGGTTGCCGACGCGGTCGGTGGGCTGTTGGCCGATCCCGACCGGGCTGCCGCAATGGGCGCTGCGGGGAGGAACTGGGTGACGGAAAACTGGCGATGGGACACGCTGGCGGCACGCATGGCCGCGCTTTTGGAAGGCTAA
- a CDS encoding AMP-dependent synthetase/ligase, producing the protein MREFSVPAPFTVGEHDSIVASVYDHEREDPDFVIFQRLVDGAWTDVTCAAAAAQIRSAAMGLIALGVQPGDRVAIFSATRYEWAILDFAILSVGAVTVPIYETSSAEQVRWVLQDSEAVVAFAETDAHATMVSELTGQLPALRRVLHIDGSGRKALDQLADEGASVDPAEVSTRVQALRSADPATLIYTSGTTGRPKGCQLTHSNLVYETRGAKEVLPTLLTKGERLLVFLPLAHVLARAITMAAFANKVTVGFTSDIKNLLPMFAVFKPTIVVSVPRVFEKVYNTAAQNAANDGKRRIFDIAAQTAVDWSQACDRGGPSLLLRAKHALFDRLVYHKLRAALGGDCRASISGGAPLGARLGHFYRGVGLTVYEGYGLTETSAAITVNQVGDLKIGTVGKLLPGNSMRIADDGELLVRGGVVCNGYWHNEQATAEAFTEGWFKTGDLGSVDEDGFLSITGRKKEIIVTAGGKNVAPAVLEDQLRAHPLISQAMVVGDAKPFVGALITIDPEAFEGWKQRNSKAADMSVGDLATDPDLVAEVDAAVKQANLAVSHAESIRKFRILPVDFTEDTGELTPTMKVKRKVVSEKFAPDIEAIYS; encoded by the coding sequence GTGCGTGAGTTCAGTGTGCCCGCCCCGTTTACCGTCGGCGAACACGACAGCATCGTGGCCTCGGTGTACGACCATGAGCGTGAGGACCCTGACTTCGTGATTTTCCAGCGGCTGGTCGACGGGGCTTGGACCGACGTCACATGCGCCGCTGCAGCCGCCCAAATCCGCTCGGCCGCAATGGGCTTGATTGCGCTGGGGGTACAGCCCGGTGACCGGGTAGCCATCTTCTCGGCCACCCGCTACGAGTGGGCGATTCTCGATTTCGCGATCCTGTCCGTCGGCGCCGTGACGGTCCCAATCTATGAGACCTCGTCGGCTGAGCAGGTGCGCTGGGTGCTGCAGGACTCCGAGGCGGTGGTGGCGTTCGCAGAAACCGACGCGCACGCGACGATGGTCAGCGAGCTCACCGGCCAGCTGCCCGCGTTGCGCCGGGTGCTGCATATCGACGGCTCGGGCCGCAAGGCGCTTGACCAGCTCGCCGATGAAGGCGCGTCGGTCGACCCTGCTGAGGTCAGCACCCGGGTGCAGGCGTTGCGCAGCGCTGACCCGGCGACGCTGATCTACACCTCGGGCACCACCGGGCGGCCCAAGGGCTGCCAACTCACGCACTCCAACTTGGTCTATGAGACTCGCGGCGCCAAAGAGGTACTGCCCACGCTGCTGACCAAGGGCGAACGCCTGCTGGTGTTTTTGCCGCTGGCGCACGTGCTGGCCCGCGCAATCACGATGGCCGCGTTCGCCAACAAGGTCACGGTCGGATTCACCAGCGACATCAAGAATCTGCTGCCGATGTTCGCGGTGTTCAAGCCGACGATCGTGGTATCGGTGCCGCGGGTGTTCGAAAAGGTGTACAACACCGCCGCGCAAAACGCCGCCAACGACGGCAAGCGACGGATCTTCGACATCGCCGCTCAGACTGCCGTCGACTGGAGCCAGGCCTGCGACCGCGGCGGCCCGAGCCTGCTGCTGCGCGCCAAGCATGCGCTGTTCGATCGGTTGGTCTACCACAAGCTGCGTGCAGCCTTGGGCGGCGACTGCCGCGCCTCCATCTCCGGCGGCGCCCCGCTGGGCGCCCGGCTGGGCCACTTCTACCGCGGCGTGGGTCTGACGGTGTACGAGGGCTACGGCCTGACCGAGACCAGTGCGGCCATCACCGTCAACCAGGTGGGCGACTTGAAGATCGGTACGGTCGGAAAACTCTTGCCCGGCAACAGCATGCGCATCGCGGATGACGGGGAGCTGCTGGTTCGCGGGGGCGTGGTGTGCAACGGCTACTGGCACAACGAGCAGGCCACGGCAGAGGCGTTCACCGAGGGCTGGTTCAAGACCGGCGACCTGGGTTCGGTCGACGAGGACGGCTTTTTGAGCATCACCGGCCGCAAGAAGGAGATCATCGTCACCGCGGGCGGTAAGAACGTCGCGCCGGCGGTGCTCGAGGACCAGTTGCGGGCGCACCCCTTGATCAGCCAGGCCATGGTCGTCGGCGACGCCAAGCCCTTCGTCGGGGCGCTGATCACCATCGACCCGGAGGCGTTCGAAGGCTGGAAACAGCGCAACAGCAAGGCCGCCGACATGTCGGTGGGCGATCTGGCGACTGATCCGGACTTGGTCGCCGAGGTGGACGCTGCCGTCAAACAAGCCAATTTGGCTGTCTCACATGCCGAGTCGATCCGCAAGTTCCGGATTCTGCCGGTCGACTTCACCGAAGACACCGGTGAGCTGACCCCGACCATGAAGGTCAAGCGCAAGGTGGTGTCGGAGAAGTTCGCCCCGGACATCGAAGCGATCTACTCCTGA
- a CDS encoding polyadenylate-specific 3'-exoribonuclease AS, whose product MRYFYDTEFIEDGRTIDLISIGVVAEDGREYYAVSTEFDPQRAGSWVRTHVLPKLPPPASQLWRSRSQIRCDLERFLRVDAGEPIELWAWVGAYDHVALCQLWGPMTQLPTAMPRFTRELRQLWEDRGCPRMPRRPPDTHDALVDARDQLRRFRLIIAAGNLGAGAAAD is encoded by the coding sequence GTGCGGTATTTCTATGACACGGAGTTCATCGAAGACGGCCGCACCATCGACCTGATCTCCATCGGCGTGGTGGCCGAGGACGGCCGCGAATACTACGCGGTATCCACTGAATTCGATCCTCAACGGGCAGGCAGCTGGGTACGCACCCATGTGCTGCCCAAGCTTCCGCCACCTGCTTCGCAGCTGTGGCGTTCCCGCTCGCAGATCCGCTGCGATCTAGAGCGGTTCTTGCGCGTCGATGCGGGGGAGCCGATCGAGCTGTGGGCGTGGGTCGGCGCCTACGACCATGTGGCGCTTTGTCAGCTGTGGGGCCCGATGACCCAGTTGCCGACGGCGATGCCGCGGTTTACCCGGGAACTGCGCCAGCTCTGGGAGGACCGGGGGTGTCCGCGCATGCCACGCCGGCCGCCCGATACCCATGACGCCCTGGTCGACGCCCGTGACCAGCTGCGACGGTTCCGACTCATCATCGCGGCCGGTAACCTGGGCGCGGGCGCGGCGGCGGACTGA